In a genomic window of Ptiloglossa arizonensis isolate GNS036 chromosome 12, iyPtiAriz1_principal, whole genome shotgun sequence:
- the LOC143153469 gene encoding aquaporin-like — translation MEQSGVSIITSNGVMENSGGKSKSIGITLRSSSGIQAAKEKLKSPWLSKLMTEDATGWDTLTIGLAEVIGTAMFVFIGCTGCIGTLTTIPSVLQIALTFGLAVMIAIQCVGHISGAHLNPAITVATLILGKKSLPMTVLYIFSQCIGSMIGFGLLKVITPSDLILASSTASADSFCITNIHNDLNDLQGFLTEVLATGILVFFACGLWDHRNASNTDSASMRFGLCVAALCMAFIPYTGCSLNPARSLGPAVWNGSWSHHWIYWLAPLCGSVIASILYRCLFLSKRGQCSQNSGNLSGVET, via the exons ATGGAACAAAGTGGCGTCTCGATAATAACGTCTAACGGTGTCATGGAAAATTCTGGGGGCAAATCGAAGAGCATCGGTATCACGCTCAGATCGAGTTCCGGTATACAGGCTGCCAAGGAGAAGCTCAAATCCCCTT GGCTGAGCAAATTGATGACAGAGGATGCAACCGGATGGGACACCTTGACGATCGGTCTGGCGGAGGTGATCGGCACCGCGATGTTCGTTTTCATTGGATGCACCGGTTGTATCGGGACTCTGACTACTATACCTAGCGTGTTGCAAATCGCCTTGACCTTTGGCCTCGCTGTAATGATCGCTATACAG TGTGTCGGACACATCAGCGGAGCTCACCTCAATCCCGCGATAACGGTAGCTACCTTGATTCTGGGCAAGAAGTCTCTACCTATGACAGTGCTCTACATTTTCTCCCAGTGTATAGGATCGATGATAGGCTTTGGTCTCCTAAAG GTGATCACACCGTCAGACTTGATTCTCGCTTCGTCAACGGCCTCGGCGGATTCATTTTGCATAACGAATATCCACAACGATCTGAACGATCTCCAGGGTTTCCTGACAGAGGTGCTCGCCACCGGGATACTGGTATTTTTCGCCTGCGGTCTCTGGGATCATCGAAACGCCAGCAACACAGACTCTGCGTCCATGAGGTTCGGGTTGTGCGTCGCGGCTCTGTGCATGGCGTTCATCCCTTACACAGGATGCAGTTTGAATCCTGCCAGATCGTTGGGTCCTGCCGTTTGGAACGGTTCCTGGAGTCACCATTGGATCTACTGGTTGGCACCTCTGTGCGGATCCGTGATCGCCTCCATTTTGTATCGCTGTCTGTTTCTGTCCAAGAGGGGCCAATGTAGTCAAAACAGTGGGAATCTCAGCGGTGTGGAGACGTAA